One window of the Flexibacter flexilis DSM 6793 genome contains the following:
- a CDS encoding M13 family metallopeptidase produces MNHSTTNYKIWVAALAFAMAACSPSEKKEETAATTKGVALANMDTTVSPRTDFYTFANGGWVKNNPVPSTESSWTSFHAIDESNKTLLRSILEEAAADKNAAAGSVTQKVGDFYKASMDTTLREKLGISPIQPQLDQIAAIKTPDDVMNWLAFAHSHGIGGLWGAYVEQDVKQSDRYITYIGQGGLGLPEKDYYLNQDSESKKYRAEYVKHIAKMFELAGTDAKTAEANAKTVLAFETELAKVSMGAVELRDIEKQYNKKTFADFKKSTPNLNWDAYFNGLGLKNLQEIVVAQPLFMEHLNKAVKTVPVADLQTYLKWHLLDGAANKLTAALEKQNFYFYETVLSGTKEMKPRWKRVISSANHQIGELVAQEYVKRAFTPESKKRVNELVDNLTAAFKVRIEKLDWMSDSTKVKAQEKLASFTRKLGYPDKWRDYSDLQIKPDAYWGNYLNTAYKEHEFQVAKWGKPIDRTEWGMTPQTVNAYYNPLLNEIVFPAAIMQPPFFDPQADDATNYGAIGAVIGHELSHGFDDQGSQFDKDGNLKNWWNKSDNEKFKAKTAILVKQFNDFKISDSLHVNGELTLGENIADLCGLTVAYEAYQLSLKGKEHKKIDGFTPEQRFFIGFAQVWANNATPEYLSQQVRTDPHSPGKFRVLGPLSNMKQFYDAFGVKEGDAMFKPEKDRAVIW; encoded by the coding sequence ATGAATCATAGCACAACTAATTACAAAATTTGGGTAGCGGCATTGGCCTTCGCCATGGCGGCTTGTAGCCCTTCGGAGAAAAAAGAGGAAACCGCAGCCACTACCAAAGGCGTTGCGCTGGCCAACATGGACACGACTGTTTCGCCTCGTACCGATTTTTATACGTTTGCCAACGGCGGTTGGGTAAAAAACAATCCTGTACCAAGCACCGAAAGTAGCTGGACGAGTTTCCACGCCATCGATGAATCGAACAAAACGCTTTTGCGTTCTATCCTTGAAGAAGCGGCAGCCGACAAAAACGCGGCGGCTGGTTCGGTTACGCAAAAAGTAGGCGATTTCTACAAAGCGTCTATGGACACAACTTTGCGCGAAAAATTAGGCATTAGCCCAATACAGCCACAACTTGACCAAATCGCGGCCATCAAAACGCCAGACGACGTGATGAATTGGTTGGCCTTTGCGCACTCGCACGGCATCGGCGGACTTTGGGGCGCGTATGTGGAGCAAGACGTAAAACAAAGCGACCGTTACATTACCTACATCGGTCAGGGCGGTTTGGGCTTACCCGAAAAGGATTATTATCTTAACCAAGATTCTGAATCCAAAAAATACCGCGCTGAATACGTGAAGCACATCGCCAAAATGTTTGAGTTGGCGGGTACAGATGCCAAAACCGCAGAAGCCAACGCCAAAACCGTTTTAGCGTTTGAAACAGAATTGGCCAAAGTGTCGATGGGTGCGGTAGAATTGCGCGACATCGAAAAACAATACAACAAAAAAACTTTCGCAGACTTTAAGAAAAGCACCCCAAATCTGAATTGGGATGCATATTTCAATGGTTTGGGATTGAAAAATTTGCAAGAAATCGTAGTAGCGCAGCCGCTTTTCATGGAGCATTTGAACAAAGCCGTGAAAACCGTTCCTGTGGCTGATTTGCAAACGTACTTGAAATGGCATTTGCTCGACGGCGCAGCCAACAAACTTACGGCAGCTTTAGAAAAGCAAAATTTCTATTTCTATGAAACCGTTCTTTCGGGTACAAAAGAAATGAAACCACGTTGGAAGCGTGTTATCAGCTCAGCGAACCACCAAATTGGCGAGTTGGTAGCGCAAGAATACGTGAAACGCGCCTTTACGCCAGAGTCTAAAAAACGCGTAAATGAGTTGGTGGACAACCTGACGGCAGCTTTCAAAGTGCGTATCGAGAAATTGGATTGGATGAGCGATTCGACCAAAGTCAAAGCACAAGAAAAATTGGCTTCGTTTACGCGCAAACTGGGCTACCCAGACAAATGGCGCGATTATTCGGATTTGCAAATCAAACCTGATGCGTATTGGGGCAACTACCTGAACACTGCTTACAAAGAGCATGAGTTCCAAGTAGCGAAATGGGGCAAGCCTATCGACCGCACCGAATGGGGCATGACACCGCAAACCGTAAACGCGTATTACAATCCGTTGTTGAACGAAATCGTGTTCCCTGCGGCCATCATGCAACCGCCATTCTTCGACCCACAAGCCGACGACGCAACCAACTACGGTGCTATCGGGGCGGTAATTGGTCACGAACTTTCGCACGGTTTTGACGACCAAGGTAGCCAATTCGACAAAGACGGCAACTTGAAAAACTGGTGGAATAAGTCTGACAACGAGAAGTTTAAAGCAAAAACAGCTATTTTGGTAAAACAATTTAACGACTTCAAAATATCGGATAGCTTGCACGTAAACGGCGAATTGACTTTGGGCGAAAACATTGCCGATTTGTGTGGCCTTACGGTTGCTTATGAAGCTTACCAACTTTCTTTGAAAGGTAAAGAACACAAAAAGATAGACGGTTTCACGCCTGAACAACGTTTCTTTATTGGTTTCGCGCAGGTGTGGGCAAACAATGCAACACCAGAATATTTGAGCCAACAGGTACGCACCGACCCACACTCACCAGGCAAATTCCGTGTGTTGGGGCCGTTGTCGAACATGAAGCAGTTTTATGATGCTTTCGGCGTAAAAGAAGGCGATGCCATGTTTAAGCCAGAAAAAGACCGCGCCGTTATTTGGTAA
- a CDS encoding SRPBCC family protein: MWTKSYSTVTNAVTKEQIWKLFADVDNWHTWDEGVEFAKLHGQFQEGTFFTLKPKGGPKVKIELVQVEENKVFMDLTRFPLAKMYGEHTFEDTPEGLKITITMRVEGLLKALWIKLVAQDIVNNLPKDVENQTKAASKL; encoded by the coding sequence ATGTGGACAAAATCGTATAGCACCGTAACGAACGCCGTAACAAAAGAACAAATTTGGAAATTGTTTGCCGACGTGGACAACTGGCACACATGGGACGAAGGCGTAGAATTTGCCAAACTTCATGGCCAATTTCAGGAAGGAACTTTCTTTACTTTGAAACCAAAAGGAGGCCCGAAAGTAAAAATTGAGTTGGTGCAGGTAGAAGAAAATAAAGTTTTTATGGATTTGACGCGTTTCCCGTTGGCCAAAATGTACGGAGAGCACACGTTTGAAGATACGCCCGAAGGCCTGAAAATCACGATTACGATGCGTGTGGAAGGTTTGCTCAAAGCCTTATGGATAAAATTAGTGGCGCAAGATATTGTGAATAACTTGCCGAAAGATGTTGAAAATCAGACAAAAGCAGCCAGTAAATTATGA
- a CDS encoding EVE domain-containing protein: MISTEKQNPKYWVAVVSQEHTMRGVAGGFMQVCHGKKSPLQRMREGDWLLVYSPKIQMEGDEKCQAFTAIGQAADGAVYQFQMSEDFIPFRRNIRFEPCQQVAIAPLIAELDFIQNKKSWGYPFRFGFFEISEKDFTFIASKMLENE, encoded by the coding sequence ATGATTTCTACCGAAAAACAAAACCCTAAATATTGGGTAGCCGTCGTGTCGCAAGAACACACGATGCGCGGCGTGGCAGGCGGTTTTATGCAAGTCTGTCATGGCAAAAAATCCCCTTTGCAACGAATGCGCGAAGGGGATTGGCTTTTGGTTTATTCGCCCAAAATACAAATGGAAGGCGACGAAAAATGCCAAGCCTTTACGGCCATCGGGCAAGCCGCCGACGGCGCAGTTTATCAGTTCCAAATGTCGGAAGACTTTATTCCGTTTCGCAGAAATATTCGCTTTGAGCCATGCCAACAAGTAGCCATTGCGCCACTGATTGCGGAGCTGGATTTTATTCAAAACAAAAAATCGTGGGGTTATCCGTTCCGTTTTGGTTTCTTTGAGATTTCGGAGAAAGACTTTACTTTTATTGCCTCAAAAATGTTAGAAAATGAGTAA
- a CDS encoding MarR family winged helix-turn-helix transcriptional regulator, whose amino-acid sequence MSNSDNTFSFEEAEDSAGFLLWQVTNLWQREIRKALEPHQLTHSQFVLMASIHWLTLHNQEVTQVVLSNNTKIDPMTTSTVLRTLQTKGLVERHEHSTDTRAKVVRLTAQGTAIVKEAVVTVENFDRTFFASLGVDAQFFNQKLKTLLKFES is encoded by the coding sequence ATGAGTAATTCCGACAATACATTTAGCTTTGAAGAGGCAGAAGATAGCGCAGGTTTTTTGCTTTGGCAAGTAACGAATCTGTGGCAAAGAGAAATTCGCAAAGCTTTAGAGCCGCACCAACTCACGCATTCGCAATTTGTGCTAATGGCCAGCATTCATTGGCTTACGCTTCACAATCAAGAAGTTACGCAAGTTGTTTTGTCCAATAACACCAAAATTGACCCGATGACGACTTCCACTGTTTTGCGCACGCTACAAACGAAAGGTTTGGTAGAACGTCACGAACACAGCACCGACACACGTGCCAAAGTGGTTCGGCTGACGGCGCAAGGCACAGCAATCGTAAAAGAGGCTGTGGTTACGGTCGAAAATTTTGATAGAACATTTTTCGCTTCGTTGGGCGTGGACGCGCAATTTTTTAATCAAAAACTAAAAACATTGCTCAAATTTGAATCCTAA
- the rpoB gene encoding DNA-directed RNA polymerase subunit beta translates to MATKNKTDRRSFASVKSALEYPDFLDVQLQSFMDFFQLETPAENRTKEGLYKVFEENFPITDSRENFKLEFIDYLVDPPKYSVDECIDRGLTYSVPLKAKLRLECNDTDNEDFQTIEQEVFLGNIPYMTPRGSFVINGAERVIVSQLHRSPGVFFAQSKHTNGTKLYSARIIPFKGSWIEFATDVNNVMHAYIDRKKKLPVTTLLRAIGFGTDKDILDLFGLSEEVAATKANLKKSVGRKLAARVLKSWMEDFVDEDTGEVVSLERNTVVMERDSIINEEDIQVILDSGAKSVILHRDEANTNEYDIVYSTLNKDSTNSTKEAAEYIYKQLRGSDAPDEQTARDSIHSLFFSEKRYDLGDVGRYRINKKLNLSISMDTRVLTEEDIVSIVKYLIGLINSKAIVDDIDHLSNRRVRTVGEQLYANFGVGLARMARTIKERMNVRDNEDFKPVDLINARTLSSVINSFFGTNQLSQFMDQTNPLAEITHKRRLSALGPGGLSRERAGFEVRDVHYTHYGRLCTIETPEGPNIGLISSLCVHAKVNSMGFIETPYRTVEEGKVKVAQDVVYLTAEEEDGYYIAQSNAPFDETGKFLVERVKSRYEGDFPLAEPTELKYMDVAPNQIVSVAASLIPFLEHDDANRALMGSNMQRQAVPLLRPQAPIVGTGLEHRVAMDSRTLVAAEEDGVIDYVDANKIVVRYDLTDDQLLVDFDNELRTYNLIKFRRTNQDTCINLRPIVRKGQRVVKGEPLCEGYATNNGELALGRNLQVAFMPWQGYNFEDAIVISERVVRDDIFTSIHIEEFELEVRDTKRGEEELTSEIPNVSEEAVKHLDENGIIRVGADVREGDILIGKVTPKGETDPTPEEKLLRAIFGDKAGDVKDASMKAPPSLKGVVIDTKLFSRPKKDKDLRSKSKQEVERLKNKYSKDLTVVRNVAIDKLATLLDGKTSQGVKHKFGDELISKGVKFNRRNISENLFPETSRYRDESSYNVPEEVNLISDVVLDNWTDDARINGMVTELVKNYNKKRNEITGRFKRDRFTLEVGDELPAGIVKMAKVYIAKKRKLKVGDKMAGRHGNKGVVARIVRDEDMPFLEDGTPMDIVLNPLGVPSRMNLGQIYETVLGWAGLRLGRKYATPIFDGATEEQVVAELNEAGLPAFGRTYLFDGLSGERFDQPVTVGVIYMLKLGHLVDDKMHARSIGPYSLITQQPLGGKAQFGGQRFGEMEVWALEAFGASHILQEILTVKSDDVVGRAKAYEAIVKGENMPKPNIPESFNVLVHELRGLALEITMD, encoded by the coding sequence TTGGCTACGAAAAATAAAACTGACAGAAGAAGTTTCGCATCAGTAAAGTCGGCGTTGGAATACCCAGACTTTTTAGATGTTCAGTTGCAGTCCTTTATGGACTTTTTTCAGTTGGAAACACCAGCCGAAAATCGTACAAAAGAAGGACTCTACAAAGTTTTCGAGGAGAACTTTCCTATCACAGATTCCCGTGAGAACTTCAAACTTGAATTCATTGACTACTTAGTAGATCCGCCAAAATATTCAGTTGATGAATGTATTGACCGCGGCCTTACTTACTCTGTGCCATTGAAAGCTAAGTTGCGTTTGGAGTGCAATGATACAGACAACGAAGATTTCCAAACCATTGAGCAAGAGGTTTTCTTGGGAAATATCCCATACATGACACCTCGTGGCTCTTTCGTTATTAATGGTGCGGAACGTGTGATTGTATCGCAGTTGCACCGTTCGCCGGGTGTGTTTTTTGCGCAAAGCAAACATACAAACGGTACGAAACTTTACTCGGCGCGTATCATTCCATTCAAAGGCTCTTGGATAGAATTTGCCACCGACGTAAACAACGTAATGCACGCTTACATTGACCGTAAGAAAAAATTGCCTGTAACTACCTTGTTACGTGCAATCGGTTTTGGTACGGATAAAGACATTCTTGACTTGTTCGGGTTGTCGGAAGAAGTAGCTGCTACAAAAGCAAATCTTAAAAAATCAGTTGGCCGCAAGTTAGCCGCCCGCGTACTTAAGTCGTGGATGGAAGACTTCGTGGATGAAGATACTGGCGAAGTAGTATCGTTGGAACGTAACACCGTAGTGATGGAACGTGATTCTATCATCAACGAAGAAGATATTCAAGTAATCTTGGATTCGGGTGCAAAATCTGTGATTCTTCACCGCGACGAGGCCAACACCAACGAATACGACATCGTTTATAGTACGCTCAACAAAGATAGTACAAACTCAACGAAAGAAGCGGCAGAATACATCTATAAGCAATTGCGCGGCTCGGATGCTCCAGACGAACAAACCGCTCGTGACAGTATTCACAGCTTGTTCTTCAGTGAAAAACGCTACGATTTGGGTGATGTGGGTCGTTACCGTATCAACAAAAAACTCAATCTTTCTATCAGTATGGACACACGTGTTCTTACGGAAGAAGACATCGTGAGCATCGTTAAATATCTCATCGGGCTTATTAACTCAAAAGCAATCGTCGATGATATTGACCACTTGAGCAACCGTCGTGTGCGTACCGTAGGCGAACAACTTTACGCCAACTTTGGTGTAGGTTTGGCGCGTATGGCGCGTACTATCAAAGAACGTATGAACGTTCGCGACAACGAAGACTTCAAACCAGTAGATTTGATTAATGCCCGTACGCTTTCGTCGGTAATTAACTCATTCTTTGGTACAAACCAGCTTTCGCAATTCATGGACCAAACCAACCCATTGGCAGAGATTACGCACAAACGTCGCTTGTCAGCTCTTGGGCCAGGCGGTCTGTCTCGCGAACGTGCAGGTTTTGAGGTTCGTGACGTTCACTATACGCACTACGGTCGTCTGTGTACTATCGAAACGCCAGAAGGGCCAAACATCGGTCTTATTTCTTCGCTTTGCGTACACGCCAAAGTAAATAGCATGGGCTTTATCGAAACGCCTTACCGCACGGTAGAAGAAGGTAAAGTAAAAGTAGCTCAAGATGTTGTTTATTTGACTGCTGAAGAAGAAGACGGTTACTATATCGCTCAATCTAACGCGCCATTCGACGAGACTGGTAAGTTCTTGGTAGAAAGAGTTAAATCTCGTTACGAAGGCGACTTCCCATTGGCTGAGCCAACAGAACTTAAATACATGGACGTTGCGCCAAACCAAATCGTTTCGGTGGCTGCTTCTTTGATTCCTTTCTTGGAACATGATGATGCCAACCGTGCGTTGATGGGTTCGAACATGCAACGCCAAGCCGTACCACTTTTGCGCCCTCAAGCTCCAATCGTAGGTACTGGTTTGGAACACCGTGTAGCAATGGACTCTCGTACTTTGGTAGCTGCCGAAGAAGATGGTGTAATTGATTATGTAGATGCCAACAAAATCGTGGTTCGTTATGACCTTACAGACGACCAATTATTGGTTGATTTTGATAACGAATTAAGAACATACAACCTTATCAAGTTCCGCCGTACCAACCAAGACACTTGTATCAACTTGCGCCCAATCGTACGTAAAGGACAACGTGTGGTAAAAGGCGAACCACTTTGCGAAGGTTACGCAACCAACAACGGCGAGTTAGCTCTTGGCCGTAACTTGCAAGTGGCGTTCATGCCTTGGCAAGGGTACAACTTCGAAGATGCGATTGTGATTTCTGAGCGTGTTGTACGCGACGATATTTTCACGTCTATTCACATCGAAGAGTTTGAATTGGAAGTGCGTGATACCAAACGCGGCGAAGAAGAACTTACTTCTGAAATCCCGAACGTAAGCGAGGAAGCTGTAAAACATCTCGACGAAAACGGTATTATCCGCGTAGGTGCTGATGTTCGCGAAGGTGATATTCTGATTGGTAAAGTAACGCCTAAAGGTGAAACCGACCCAACACCAGAAGAAAAACTATTGCGTGCCATCTTCGGCGACAAAGCTGGCGATGTGAAAGATGCTTCGATGAAGGCACCGCCATCGCTTAAAGGTGTGGTAATTGATACCAAACTTTTCTCGCGTCCGAAAAAAGACAAAGACTTACGTTCTAAATCGAAACAAGAAGTAGAGCGTTTGAAAAATAAATACAGCAAAGACTTGACCGTAGTGCGCAACGTGGCGATAGACAAACTCGCAACATTGCTCGACGGCAAAACAAGTCAAGGTGTAAAACATAAATTCGGTGATGAGTTGATTTCTAAAGGCGTGAAATTCAACCGTCGTAATATTTCCGAAAACTTGTTCCCAGAAACAAGCCGCTATCGCGACGAAAGTTCTTACAACGTACCTGAAGAAGTAAACCTTATTTCGGACGTGGTATTGGACAACTGGACAGACGATGCCCGCATCAATGGAATGGTTACGGAACTTGTGAAAAACTACAACAAGAAACGTAACGAGATTACTGGCCGCTTCAAACGCGACCGTTTCACGTTGGAAGTAGGTGATGAGTTACCAGCAGGTATTGTGAAAATGGCTAAAGTTTACATCGCTAAGAAACGTAAACTTAAAGTGGGTGATAAGATGGCGGGTCGCCACGGTAACAAAGGGGTTGTTGCCCGTATTGTACGTGACGAAGATATGCCATTCTTGGAAGACGGAACGCCAATGGACATCGTGTTGAACCCTCTGGGTGTACCTTCACGTATGAACTTGGGACAAATTTACGAAACCGTGTTAGGTTGGGCAGGTTTGAGATTAGGTCGCAAATACGCTACACCAATTTTTGATGGTGCAACGGAAGAACAAGTAGTGGCCGAACTCAACGAAGCTGGCTTGCCTGCATTCGGACGTACTTATTTGTTCGATGGTTTGTCTGGCGAACGTTTCGACCAACCAGTTACAGTAGGTGTAATTTACATGCTGAAACTGGGCCACTTGGTGGACGACAAGATGCACGCGCGTTCTATCGGGCCATACTCGCTTATTACACAACAACCGTTGGGTGGTAAAGCGCAGTTCGGTGGTCAGCGTTTCGGGGAAATGGAAGTGTGGGCGTTGGAAGCATTCGGCGCGTCGCATATCCTCCAAGAAATCTTGACTGTGAAGTCCGATGACGTAGTAGGCCGTGCCAAAGCCTACGAAGCTATCGTTAAAGGCGAGAATATGCCGAAACCAAACATTCCAGAATCATTCAACGTATTGGTTCACGAATTACGCGGTTTGGCTCTCGAAATTACGATGGACTAA
- a CDS encoding LptF/LptG family permease: MKILDKFIIKKFLVTFLFVVLLLCAVICVIDFTEKNDDFIKTQPGLHAILFDYYLNYIPYLANMISPITIFIATVFVTARMAARTEIIAILSSGVSFVRMLVPYIMGSALVAVITFFLTGWVIPNANKTRVAFEVQYIKNKFYFNGRNVHIKIGPETFVYMESYNNTIHTGYQFTIENIKNRQLLKKVKAEKIIWQDSTKSWRLENCDIRFWDTKGKEHVGAVAKMDTVLNLYPKDFESQHHLYETFTNPELNDYIAEAKSRGADDLEIYIIEKYIRFTYPFAIIILTMIGVILSARKTREGAGLQIALGFLLAFIYIIFFIMSRSIAQTGSIDPLLATWLPNIVFSLIGVFLYKTVPR, encoded by the coding sequence ATGAAAATATTAGATAAGTTTATTATCAAAAAGTTCTTAGTAACTTTTTTGTTTGTGGTGCTTTTGCTTTGTGCCGTGATTTGTGTCATTGATTTTACCGAAAAAAATGACGATTTTATCAAGACACAACCTGGCCTACACGCCATTCTTTTTGATTATTATCTGAATTATATCCCGTATTTGGCTAACATGATTAGCCCAATTACGATTTTTATAGCCACCGTCTTCGTAACCGCTCGCATGGCGGCACGTACCGAAATTATCGCGATTTTGAGCAGTGGCGTGAGCTTCGTCCGAATGTTAGTACCCTATATTATGGGTTCGGCATTGGTGGCTGTTATTACGTTTTTCCTGACGGGCTGGGTTATTCCTAATGCCAACAAAACCCGCGTAGCTTTTGAGGTTCAATACATTAAAAATAAATTTTATTTTAATGGCCGCAACGTACACATCAAAATTGGCCCAGAAACCTTTGTGTACATGGAAAGCTACAATAACACCATACACACTGGTTATCAGTTTACCATCGAAAATATCAAGAATCGCCAACTGCTCAAGAAAGTAAAAGCTGAAAAAATCATTTGGCAAGATTCGACCAAATCTTGGCGTTTGGAAAACTGCGATATTCGTTTCTGGGACACGAAAGGCAAAGAACACGTTGGGGCGGTGGCAAAAATGGATACGGTTTTAAATCTTTATCCCAAAGACTTTGAAAGCCAACACCATTTGTACGAGACTTTTACCAACCCAGAGCTTAACGACTATATCGCCGAAGCCAAAAGCAGAGGAGCAGACGATTTGGAGATTTATATTATCGAAAAATATATTCGCTTCACTTACCCATTTGCCATCATTATCCTGACGATGATAGGTGTAATCCTCTCAGCACGAAAAACCCGCGAAGGTGCTGGGCTACAAATTGCATTGGGCTTTTTGCTGGCATTTATCTACATCATTTTCTTTATTATGAGCCGCAGTATTGCCCAAACTGGCTCAATAGACCCGCTTTTGGCTACTTGGTTGCCCAATATTGTGTTCTCACTTATTGGCGTATTTCTTTACAAAACTGTGCCGCGCTAA
- a CDS encoding OsmC family protein, translating into MPTIHAKYLGGLRTEAKHLQSGNVIITDAPTDNNGKGEAFSPTDLVCAALANCMMTLMGIAANRDNIALEGTEYEITKFMQADPRKIAKIEIIFRFPALNLTERQQTILRNTAKTCPVALTLSEDVIVDTKFLF; encoded by the coding sequence ATGCCAACAATACACGCAAAATACTTGGGCGGCTTGCGCACGGAAGCTAAACACTTACAATCTGGAAATGTTATTATTACCGACGCTCCTACCGACAACAACGGCAAAGGAGAAGCATTTTCGCCCACAGATTTGGTTTGTGCCGCTTTAGCCAATTGCATGATGACTTTGATGGGGATTGCGGCCAATCGCGACAATATCGCCTTAGAAGGAACTGAATACGAAATTACTAAATTTATGCAGGCAGACCCACGTAAAATTGCTAAAATCGAAATCATATTTCGTTTTCCTGCGCTTAATCTAACAGAACGTCAGCAAACTATCTTGCGCAATACGGCCAAAACGTGCCCTGTCGCTTTGACTTTGAGCGAAGATGTCATTGTAGATACTAAATTTTTGTTCTAA
- a CDS encoding APC family permease: MKKDYELHTSGLVRRLGLFSAVMLVVSAMIGSGVFKKVAPMSADLHAPYWVLLAWGIAGVISLFGALTNAEVAGIIAEPGGQYAYFRQMYGRMFSFLYGWTSFAVIQSATIASVAYVFAESVNTLYTLPTLPESWTQISLLGLQPFDNFGVKLTAIALITLLTTLNYRGVEYGSSVGNIFSSAVVVCIFCIIFLGLFWSNGSVENIRTVSTTRPPLESMSLFGAMFTAMMSAFWAYEGWNNLGFMGGEIKNPHRNIPLGLMFGVGFVMLVYVCINFTYLYVLPIDKLIEVHEQQNTIAAIAVVKEFMGQGGVLFITGLILMATFGSTNNTIMSAARIYFAMAKDKLFFERAAVCHDTYRTPSNALIMQAVWATVLVISGTFDQLTDMLIFASFLFYGAGAYGVFVLRKKFKEVPRPYKAFGYPYIPALFIVFCVTLVVVSLFERPKECGVGLLLILAGLPFYWWWKKDHK, from the coding sequence ATGAAAAAAGATTACGAATTGCATACATCTGGACTGGTGCGTCGCTTGGGATTATTCTCGGCGGTGATGCTCGTGGTCAGTGCCATGATTGGCTCTGGCGTTTTTAAGAAAGTAGCTCCGATGTCTGCGGATTTGCACGCGCCGTATTGGGTGTTATTGGCTTGGGGAATTGCGGGTGTGATTAGTTTGTTTGGTGCGCTGACCAATGCAGAAGTAGCGGGTATTATCGCCGAACCAGGCGGACAATACGCGTATTTCCGACAAATGTACGGGCGAATGTTTTCGTTTTTGTATGGCTGGACGAGTTTTGCCGTGATTCAATCGGCTACGATTGCTTCAGTGGCTTACGTTTTTGCCGAATCCGTCAATACGCTTTATACACTGCCAACTTTGCCCGAATCTTGGACGCAAATCTCCCTACTTGGTTTGCAGCCCTTTGATAATTTTGGTGTAAAACTCACGGCAATTGCATTGATAACACTACTTACAACACTGAATTACAGGGGTGTAGAATATGGCAGTAGCGTTGGTAATATATTTTCGTCGGCGGTGGTGGTGTGTATTTTCTGCATTATTTTTCTGGGTTTGTTTTGGAGTAATGGCAGCGTAGAAAATATTCGGACTGTATCCACTACACGGCCACCATTAGAAAGCATGAGCCTTTTCGGGGCAATGTTTACGGCCATGATGAGTGCTTTTTGGGCGTACGAAGGCTGGAACAACTTGGGTTTTATGGGTGGAGAAATCAAAAACCCGCATCGTAATATTCCGTTAGGACTGATGTTTGGTGTTGGTTTCGTGATGCTCGTGTACGTGTGCATTAATTTTACATACTTGTATGTGTTGCCGATAGACAAACTCATAGAGGTACACGAACAACAAAACACCATTGCGGCTATTGCCGTCGTGAAAGAATTTATGGGACAAGGTGGCGTACTATTTATTACGGGTTTGATCTTGATGGCTACGTTTGGCAGCACTAACAATACGATTATGTCCGCGGCACGCATTTATTTTGCGATGGCCAAAGACAAGCTATTTTTTGAACGTGCCGCCGTTTGCCACGATACTTATCGCACACCCAGCAATGCGCTGATTATGCAGGCCGTATGGGCGACAGTGCTTGTCATTTCGGGAACTTTCGACCAACTAACCGATATGCTTATTTTTGCTTCGTTCTTATTTTATGGAGCGGGTGCGTATGGCGTTTTTGTGTTGCGCAAAAAATTTAAGGAAGTGCCACGCCCTTACAAAGCTTTTGGTTATCCGTATATTCCAGCTTTGTTTATTGTATTTTGCGTTACGTTGGTGGTGGTTTCGCTCTTCGAACGCCCCAAAGAATGTGGCGTTGGACTGTTGCTAATATTGGCTGGATTGCCGTTTTATTGGTGGTGGAAAAAAGACCATAAGTAA